The Loxodonta africana isolate mLoxAfr1 chromosome 12, mLoxAfr1.hap2, whole genome shotgun sequence genome segment agccaagatgacacaccaTTTTAATCATCGCAAGTCTCTAGAACTTAGAGCAGGGTCCAGCACACACAAAGCGCTCACCAAGTATCTGCTGAATGAGTTACCGAGGGAAACAGAAAATCCCTGCCAGCATAATCTATGTAAATAGCCAAACCGTGATCAGATGCTTGAGCCTGTAGTCAGCCCTCAAAGCGTCAGACGAGTTCCCACTGTCAGAGAAACATGACATCAGACGGCAAATAGGGTAGAGAAATCAGTTGGTAGAGGACTTCATGCTGGGATGGGTATTTTCAAAACCTTTATTTCAAAAATCTTTATTAAAATCTatacaaatacaaaataaaatctatagACATAAATGACACACAAAAACAAGTGTACAGCTCAATGCTTTTTCACAACCTGAACACCCACGTAACCAGCATCCAGATGAAAACAGAGGACTTTTTGAGGCTCCCAGAAACCTCCTGGTATCCCCCTCCTGGTCACTATTCCTCTGGAAtgagaatttttttaatgaaacttttCTTAATGGTTGCCCATGAAAAACAAGGTAAGTAACAAGATCTATGTTTTAAGAAAGGATGTTTCAGGGTCTAACCTTATACCTAATTTCCAAAGCATTCTTACCCGTTTATATCTCACTTTCGCATCACAGAAACGATTCTGGCGGAAAAGGTAGTTGCCAAACTCTCGTTCGGTAGCTGCCACCTTTAGGACCTTCTGAAGTGGAAATTGGTCTTGTTGCTCCTGAGGACCATAGACAAGGATACTCAACACGGAAACCAAAGGCCACAACGTCACAGTGgaagtattattttaattattctcTTTTAGATTTTGAACTCATATTAACCGTCTtacatgtgccaagcactgtgctacgTGCCCTTGCAGAAGTCACCTAAGTCTCAACAGAAGTCACAGCAGGTAGGTGCTATCACTGTTCCATTTTACAGACCAGGGCCAGGAGGAAGTTTGTTCAGTCTCCTCTGAGATGCTCCCTAAAGAAGCAGGTTCCCATGGAATTAGAAACTAACAGAACTTGCCAAGTACAGAAATCAGGGCTCACAACAATCATTTATCTAACAAGCACTTAATGGTTTGCCCAGGGCCTTGCCGGTCTTTAGGGCCACTATGTTGCAGCCCGGCTACGTATAAGAACCATCcacagagccttttttttttttttttaaatggtcgtACTCACAGCTAAGATTTATTGCAGCGATGTGGGGAGGATACACTGCCAGATCAGTAAGGGGAAAAGACAAAGCGGGCGGGAGTCTGGAGGAATCCATCAGCAGGCGTCCTGTGCTCTCCAAGGAGACACAGAAGACACTCCCCTCCCAGCAGGGAAACATGCTGTGAGGGGCAAACGCTTTTCCCCGTACGGACGTCTGGTTGCCTCAGCATCATTTACTGAAGACTATTCTTTTCTTCACTGTACTGCAGTGTCATCTTTGTCATAAATCGGACGATGCTTACATGTGTGGGTGTGTTTCCAGACACTTCGATTCCACAGTTCTGTCTACCTTATGTTGATACTACACTTTTAATTACTATAATTTTATAATTAGACTTGATACCCGGTAGCGGAAGTCAtatggctttgttctttttcttcactaGGAAGGCGGCTTCTTGATTACATAAATAATTCTAGAATCAACTTGTTAATTCCCACCAAAAAAATACAGCTGCAATTGTAATTGGGATTGTAGTGAatgtataaaaactaaaaactcattgccgtcaagtcaattccgactcatagtgaccccataggacagagtagaactaccccatagggtttacaaggagcacctggtggatttgaagtgctgaccttttggttagcacaggcaggtcttagccactataccaccagggtttccatcagtgtacagagctgggctttgaaccagttcattccaaTTCAAagctctgctgagaatttgctgaGAATATTAATGCCGCTGGTTAGGAACCAATTCTGAGACTCACTAgtgcagcagtggttctcagaatttattatacataagaatcacctggggatcttttaaagtgttgattctgattcagtacatctgggggtggaaatgcaaattctcagcagtgtTCAAAGTCAAATGATGCGGTTGGAAGCCCTGGTATAAAGTTCACATCTTTTATTTCAACTACATGTTGCTGAATAACAAACCATCCTAAACTAAGCAACATAAACGGCAATCATTTTTATGCTCGTGGATTCTGTGGTCAGGAATTGGGACAAGAACAGTGGACCTGGCTTTTCTACTTCATAATCCTTAGGGCCTTGGCTGGGGGTGACTCAAATGGATGGGTGCTGGAATCCTCTGGAGGCTTCTTGACTCACGTTTGGCACCTGGGCAAAGACTGTCTACTGGAGCACCTCTCCATGTTGCTGACTTCTCACAACATGGTAGCTAGGTTTTACAAGGGAGTCTGTGGAGAGCAAGCATTCCAAGAGAACCAAGAGTAAGTTGCACTGCCTTTTATGATCTAGCCTTGGAAGTCACAGAGTGTCGCTTCTGTTGTAGTTTATTCATTGAAGCAGTCACAAGCCCACTCAGATTCAAAGGAAGAGACATAAGCCCACCTTTCCATGATCACCACCACATCttgcaagccctggtggcactgcggttaaatgctcagctagctgaaaggtcagaagttcgccCTCGCCAGTGGCGCAGTTATGAGGACAGTGGCCATATAAGGACAGCTTGCCTGGGTGTGTTCCCTTTACACCTTGTGTCCTGTTATCCCATCTAGTTAATAACCCGTGGACTGAACAAGCATCCTGAACTGGACAATAAATTGTATGTTATAAACTACTGAAAAATAAACAACACTGGGGAAAAAATATTCACTGTCCTTCAGGCAAAGGGTGACTGAAAATGTTAGCTAAAACTGCCAGTCCACTACAAATTCACCCCTTACTTCAGCCCAGCACCTTACCCATATATGCTCTAGGAAATGGGGCCTGTAAGGTAACACTATTCAGCTATACACATCCCCTCCCgaatggagtcagctttgctcttccctgaagcatgctggggatgaattcgggatggactcgggctaaggtacaaggccgggagtggcatgactgggccagcagccaaggctgaggaatgccttagcaacaagaaggaaaatatcTGGCCCTGGACGTGAAGtctctgggaacactgactgcccaaggatgtgggagaaaacGATGAGTTTTGGTCCctgctggaatggtatataagcttgggtccttTGCTAGGTGGTTGTGGAAAATATTCCAGCCGgctgccactggagagcagctgcttgcctgtgtcagtaagtttccctgaataaactcatGAACCTGGAAGTGGCTACGTGTCAGTTCTTTGGGttatctgccaggatgcacagtgagggtctttccttgctggggctgtcccttGACAGGGGCCCTCCAGCAGCAACACATAGGAGCCTCAGGGAGGAACCTGGGGCAGATGATCATTGGTAGGGTAAGCTACCTAGGAGAAATATTAAAAGCACAAACCCATTCCCCTCTAAAGTgctgccatcagggctctggtACTTACAGCTGAGAGAGCGCAGAACTTGTCTGACTCGGCAGAGTCTAGGAAGTCAAGCAACTCGATCTCAAATAGGACAGTGGTGTTTGGAGGAATCAAGGGAGGGCAGCCCAGTGTTCCATAGGCATAGGTTGGTTTGAACAGAAACCTGGCCAGCTCTCCTTTCCGCATGCTCAGAAGACCCAGCTCCATGCCCCACAGCGTAATATCtggaaaaaaggacaaaaacttGGTTGAAGCTTGCCCAGTATCCTGTTCCAATGCTATTCACTCGGTGGCAATAGGTTTCAAGTCTCAACCTCTCCATGTCATATTCCAAAGCCTTCTCAACATAGTCCCAACTCACTTTTCAGCCTTGTTTCCCACTACCTCCCTCCTTTCCAAACTCCAGCTTCACCAGGCACTCTATTCCTTCTTTCTGCCACGTCTTCCCCCTCATGCCACTCCCAGCTTCTACCCTGACTGAAACTTCATTCAAACCTTACTTCAAATGCCCCCTCTCCCACGAAGTCTTCCCTGATTCCCCCAGCTGGAATTAACTGTGGCTTCATTAAGCATTCCCACAACACTGCTGTACCTACCACCCAGGTGCTCACTGAATTCTACCACGTTAGCTGTCTAAATACATGCCAGTCTCTGCCACCACACTGTGAAGTCCATAAGGGCAGAGATTTCTCGTCATCTGAGTACCACCTCTTTTTTCACGGTGTACCATATGTAGGCAGCATTTTGTGGACGTTTACTTaataagtgaccaaaataaaccGGTTAATGGTTACGTCAGGGTGCAAAGAAAACCCTGCCAAGTAAACCTTTTCCCAAATACCTAGTTCTCAAGGGGGGACGTGGGAGAGGGCACGGCTGCTCAGCACAACCCAGCCTTGGAAAGACCAACTCTGAGGGTCTGCGCTATGGACATGGTTCTGCGTGCCTAAGGCGTTCTACTGCATTCTCCCATCACTTCCCTAAGCAAATTCTTCTCTACCAGCCCCTAAGGCAGTTATGCTCCGCCCTgtatggtcgccatgagtcagaattgactccatagcaaaaAAGTTTATTTAAGTCAGGATCCCCTCGACTGtaaggagtttggtttttttttttaatctgaacttACCCTCTCCTAGTTTCATGAGGCGAGGAGTTTTCCTAAAGCAATTAGAATCAAAGGGTTTGTCCATGTGCTCCAGATATCCAGAGTATTTCACTAGAACAGAGGACAGATTCAATGTGAAGAAAACAGACCAAGGATACCCACACCTGTATAATACCAAATTTTCTTGTCACACACACCAAAAAGATGCAATCAGATGAGTTTGAATTGCCCCACACCCGCAGTCACGGGAATTACCCCTTCTCAGCGTTTCTGGATGCCTGCCCTTCGGCCTTCACGTTCAAGAGCTTGGCTGGCAGGCTTTGAGTGTTATCGTTCACAGCGGCTTCGTCGCGCAAAGGGGAGAGGGACTCCCCAGCTTTTTTCTTAAAAACCCGAATTCAAACAAAGCGTTTTCTAGCAATGCAACCTTCCCTCCCCGCAAGGTAACCGCAGCGCCCGGCGTCCGGGCCGCCTCCCGCTGCTCCGCTGCTGCGCGGAGGACTCGCACCCAGGCCCGGCCCACCTAAGACGGAAGCGTCGGGCGTCACCAGGCCCCCGGAGCCTTCCCGGAGGACGTCCTTCAGCACGCCGCGGTCCCCGGAGACGTCCAGCATCCGGTGACTCAGCCTCTGGTAGGGGGACTGGGGGACACAGACGCGAGGCCTCAGAGCCCCGGGCCCCGCTCCGGCCGCGCCGGACCCTGTCGGCCTCGGGCCCGCGCTTCCCCTGGCTGGGGACGACGCCCCCTTCCGCGGCTCCCGGGATGCCGGCGCTGCCCCCCATTCCCAGGCGGCTTGGTGTGTGCCCGGCCGGGGCGAGCCCGCAGCCTCACCCCGCGGCGCCCCACGCAGAAGCCCCAGGCCCAGCAGCCCCTGTATACCGGGGCGGCGCCTTCCACTGGCGGCATTCCGTCCACCGGCCTCGAGGAGGCGCTCATCGCGTCGCTCCAACCGCTGCCAACGGCGCTGGAGCGTCAGAAACCGGCGGCGGAGGGCGGGCCCCAGGGAGCACGTGGCGGGACGAGCCTGATGGAGCTGGGGGCTGGGCCGGCCGTGGGGCACGTGGCGGGGCACGTGGCGGGGCACGTGGCGGGGCACGTGGCGGGGCACGTGGCGGGGGGCTGGGCCGGCTGTGGGGCACGTGATGGGCACAGTGACGGGGCACGTGGAGCGTGGAGGGGCACGTGTTACAGCACGTGCAGCGCGGAGGAGCACGTGACAGGGACGCAGGGGCGCAACGTGTGGGGCTGGCGGGAATAGCTGCGGAGGAGCACGTGGCGCGGACGCACGCAGGGTGGGGGAAATATAATGGGGGCCCGCCAGTGAGAACCAGGCCCCAGAGCTGCCTGCGGTTGGTTGGGCTGGGCCAGTGGGTTACTTCTGCCTTCAGCAGTCCCTCCTCCATTGCATTTGGAGAAACGTAGGCACAGACAGGACTTTCAGGTCAAAGGGCCCAGTTCCTGAAGAAAAAAAGTGATGTCCTTCATCTTCCCACCACCAAGTCCACAAAACCTGGGGCACCTGCCCTCCTGGGCTAGGA includes the following:
- the FKBP6 gene encoding inactive peptidyl-prolyl cis-trans isomerase FKBP6, whose protein sequence is MLGGCGKYSSRPPLESSCLPVSVSSSGAWFSLAGPHYISPTLRASAPRAPPQLFPPAPHVAPLRPCHVLLRAARAVTRAPPRSTCPVTVPITCPTAGPAPRHVPRHVPRHVPRHVPRHVPHGRPSPQLHQARPATCSLGPALRRRFLTLQRRWQRLERRDERLLEAGGRNAASGRRRPGIQGLLGLGLLRGAPRGEAAGSPRPGTHQAAWEWGAAPASREPRKGASSPARGSAGPRPTGSGAAGAGPGALRPRVCVPQSPYQRLSHRMLDVSGDRGVLKDVLREGSGGLVTPDASVLGGPGLGASPPRSSGAAGGGPDAGRCGYLAGREAAVNDNTQSLPAKLLNVKAEGQASRNAEKGCGYPWSVFFTLNLSSVLVKYSGYLEHMDKPFDSNCFRKTPRLMKLGEDITLWGMELGLLSMRKGELARFLFKPTYAYGTLGCPPLIPPNTTVLFEIELLDFLDSAESDKFCALSAEQQDQFPLQKVLKVAATEREFGNYLFRQNRFCDAKVRYKRALLLLHRRSAALEEQHLVEAAKLLVLLNLSFTYLKLERPTMALRYGEQALIIDEKNAKALFRCGQACLRMTEYQKARDFLVRAQKEQPFNHDINNELKKLASYYRDYVDKEREMCHRMFAPGDNDSTEGDDGKSFS